ACCGGGCAGCAATACCGCGACAGTCCCGGCGCTTGCCATCGCGGCGACATCCTGTTCAGTGGCGTATTCCAGATGGTCTGCCGAGAGTGCGCCAAAGCGAGCGGCAAGTGCGCTGCCATGCAGTGATGATAACTGTTCAGCATGCAGTTTGACTGGTAACCCCAGTGCCTGAGCGGCGTCAAACACTTGCCCGACCTGTGCCGGGCTAAATGCCAGATGTTCACAAAATGCGTCCACCGCATCGGCGAGCTGTGCACGGGCGACCTGCGGCAGCAGTGTTTGACAGACCTCGGTTATCCACGCCTGTGGTTGCCCGGCATACTCCGGCGGAATGGCATGGGCGGCAAGACAGGTGGCAACAACCTGTACCGGCATGGTCTGCCCCAGCTCGCGGATAACGTTAAGCATTTTCAGCTCGTTATCGACATCCAGCCCATATCCAGATTTTATTTCAACCGTGGTGACGCCCTCGGCCAGCAATGGGCGCAGGCGCGAGCGTGCATCGTCAAGCAAGCGCGCAGGCGACGCCTGACGGGTTGCCTTGACGGTAGCGAGAATGCCGCCACCGGCGGCGGCAATCTCGGCATAGCTGACGCCGTTGAGGCGTTGTTCAAATTCAGCGCTGCGATCGCCGCCGAACACCAGATGCGTATGGCAATCAATCAACCCAGGGGTGATTATCCCGCCGCCGAAATCCGTGGTACGGGGGGCGGCTATATCAGGCAACTGCTGGCGCGGCCCCAGCCAGACAATTCGCCCGCCGCTGACTGCCAGTGCCCCGTCGTCGATAATCTCGTAGCGCCCGCCACGCAGTGTGACCAGCGTGGCCCCCAGCCACAGACTGTCGCAGGGTAGTGTCATCGCGTATTGCCTCTGCTGTTATCATCTTGTATAGACAAGTTATACGCCCGCCGTGATTTTCAGCAAGGGATGGCGGAATAGGAATTTCTTATTCTGTGGGGCGCTTCGCCGTTTGTACGGTTGTGCCGGAAAGATAAAAAAGCCTTATGCCAGCCTGCGCTCACTTTAGCGTATAGGTATGTCTATACAATAAGCTTCTTCACATTTCACAGGACGTTGTCATGGCCGATTATTTTGCCGCTCGCGCCCTCTTGCCGCAGGGTATGGCGCGTAATGTACGCTTGAGCGTAGATGAACAGGGATATTTGCAATCGGTGACGGCAGAGGCCTCACCGCAAGGGGCACAATGCCTGCCCGGTATCGTGCTGCCGGGGATGACCAATTTGCACTCCCATGCCTTTCAGCGCGCGATGGCCGGGTTAACCGAGGTGGCCGGGCGCTCGCCGGACAGTTTCTGGACCTGGCGTGAACGGATGTATCGGTTGGTGGCGCAATTGACGCCAGAGCAGGTGGGGGTTATCGCCACCCGGCTGTACATCGATATGCTCAAGGGCGGTTACACGCAGGTGGCGGAATTTCACTACCTGCATCATGACCAGCAAGGCAAACCGTATCGCCAGCATGACATGCTGCGCCATGTGCTGGCAGCCGCGCAGCGAGTGGGCATTGGTCAGACGTTACTGCCGGTGCTCTACCATTACAGCGGGTTTGGCGCACGCCCGGCGCAGCCCGGCCAGGTGCGCTTTATCCAGGATGTTGACAGCTATCTGCAACAGCAGCAGGCACTGGCCACGCTGGTACAGCCGTATCCGTTGCTCAATCATGGCGTGTGTTTTCATTCGCTGCGGGCGGTGAGCCAAAACCAGATGGAAGACGTGCTCGAAGCCACGGACAGCGGCCTGCCGGTACATATTCATATCGCCGAGCAGCAGCAGGAGGTGGAGGACTGCCTGCACTTTTGCGGTGAACGCCCGGTGCAATGGCTGTTTAACCGCTTTGCGGTCGATGCACGCTGGTGTCTGGTACATGCCACCCATTTGGATGACACCGAGCTGCACCGGCTGGCAGGCAGCCTGGCGGTGGCGGGGCTATGCCCGACCACGGAGGCAAACCTTGGTGACGGCATTTTTCCGCTGGACCGTTACGTGGCGCTGGGCGGGCGCTGGGGGATTGGTTCAGACAGTCATGTTTCACTGAATGTGCAAGAGGAGCTACGCTGGCTGGAGTATGGGCAACGGCTGCGTGACCGCGCCCGTAAT
This sequence is a window from Dickeya aquatica. Protein-coding genes within it:
- the hutI gene encoding imidazolonepropionase, with amino-acid sequence MTLPCDSLWLGATLVTLRGGRYEIIDDGALAVSGGRIVWLGPRQQLPDIAAPRTTDFGGGIITPGLIDCHTHLVFGGDRSAEFEQRLNGVSYAEIAAAGGGILATVKATRQASPARLLDDARSRLRPLLAEGVTTVEIKSGYGLDVDNELKMLNVIRELGQTMPVQVVATCLAAHAIPPEYAGQPQAWITEVCQTLLPQVARAQLADAVDAFCEHLAFSPAQVGQVFDAAQALGLPVKLHAEQLSSLHGSALAARFGALSADHLEYATEQDVAAMASAGTVAVLLPGAYYLLRETRCPPVDLLRRYGVPMAIATDCNPGTSPALSLRLMLNMACTLFGLTPEEALASVTIHAARALGLGDSQGSLECGKVADFVHWPVAHPAELVYWLGGQLPCTTIFRGEIRS
- a CDS encoding formimidoylglutamate deiminase; this encodes MADYFAARALLPQGMARNVRLSVDEQGYLQSVTAEASPQGAQCLPGIVLPGMTNLHSHAFQRAMAGLTEVAGRSPDSFWTWRERMYRLVAQLTPEQVGVIATRLYIDMLKGGYTQVAEFHYLHHDQQGKPYRQHDMLRHVLAAAQRVGIGQTLLPVLYHYSGFGARPAQPGQVRFIQDVDSYLQQQQALATLVQPYPLLNHGVCFHSLRAVSQNQMEDVLEATDSGLPVHIHIAEQQQEVEDCLHFCGERPVQWLFNRFAVDARWCLVHATHLDDTELHRLAGSLAVAGLCPTTEANLGDGIFPLDRYVALGGRWGIGSDSHVSLNVQEELRWLEYGQRLRDRARNRIALAQQPAVGDVLYRQALAGGAQACRVPTGELSVGWRADWLVLREDAMLAGITDGQLLNRWLFAGERQQIRDVWVAGHAVIEDGHHRLDEEYDTRFIALMQSLQGVL